In Kiritimatiellia bacterium, a single genomic region encodes these proteins:
- a CDS encoding HAD family hydrolase, with translation MKQIPGFTRNDLARFKPEHDFFVGIDSDGCVFPTMELKQKKCFHRVIIRHWKLQEIEKHLRETAEFVNLYSIYRGRNRFVNLLLTFDLLRRRPEVAAAKVKLPELKSLKNFIASGAPLSNAELARAVKNSGDEELRSVLQWSRKINAVVAATVKNVRPFRWAVKSLRKIKKNADVICVSQTPATALAREWKEHNLTDFVRVIAGQELGTKAEHIRLAAGNRYGRDKILMIGDAPGDRRAAAENHACFYPVNPGREEESWKRFYKESFGKFLDGTYGGDYENRLIRQFEKFLPAAPKWKSKNLRK, from the coding sequence ATGAAGCAGATTCCCGGATTCACCAGAAACGATTTGGCCCGTTTCAAGCCGGAGCATGATTTTTTTGTCGGGATTGACTCGGACGGCTGTGTTTTCCCGACCATGGAGCTCAAGCAGAAAAAATGCTTTCACCGCGTAATTATCCGCCATTGGAAACTGCAAGAAATTGAAAAGCATCTGCGCGAAACCGCCGAGTTTGTCAATCTTTACTCAATTTACCGCGGCCGGAACCGCTTTGTGAATCTGCTCCTGACCTTTGACCTGCTCCGCCGCCGGCCGGAAGTTGCGGCCGCAAAAGTCAAACTGCCGGAACTCAAATCATTGAAAAACTTCATCGCCTCCGGCGCGCCCTTGAGCAACGCGGAACTGGCCAGGGCGGTTAAAAATTCCGGCGATGAGGAACTGCGTTCCGTCCTGCAATGGAGCCGAAAAATCAACGCCGTTGTCGCCGCAACCGTTAAAAACGTCAGGCCATTCCGGTGGGCCGTTAAAAGCCTGCGAAAAATCAAAAAAAACGCCGACGTTATCTGCGTTTCGCAGACCCCGGCCACGGCGCTCGCGCGCGAATGGAAAGAGCATAATCTGACGGACTTCGTGCGGGTCATCGCCGGCCAGGAACTGGGGACGAAGGCGGAGCATATCCGCCTCGCCGCCGGGAACCGCTACGGCCGGGACAAAATTCTCATGATCGGCGACGCTCCCGGCGACCGGCGCGCGGCAGCGGAAAATCACGCTTGTTTTTATCCGGTCAATCCGGGCCGTGAGGAGGAATCGTGGAAAAGGTTTTACAAGGAGTCATTCGGCAAATTTCTTGACGGAACGTACGGCGGCGACTATGAAAACAGGCTGATCAGGCAGTTTGAAAAATTTTTGCCGGCCGCGCCGAAGTGGAAATCGAAAAACTTGCGGAAATAA
- the gnd gene encoding decarboxylating NADP(+)-dependent phosphogluconate dehydrogenase: protein MQQADIGLIGLAVMGENLVLNMESHGYTVAVFNRTVSKVDNFVNGRARGKKIIGAHSIQKLVGALKKPRRVMLMVKAGQAVDDFIEQLLPVLEKGDIIIDGGNSHFPDTTRRTKYLEGKGFRYIGTGVSGGEEGALRGPSMMPGGSPSAWEFVKPIFQNISAKTETGEPCCDWVGENGAGHFVKMVHNGIEYGDMQMICETYQIMRQGLGMTNAQMHKVFDEWNRGELDSYLIEITRDILGYKDEEGREVVDVILDAAGQKGTGKWTVMSALDAGQPLTLIAEAVFARCLSALKEERAAAAKILPGPTANFSGSRDEFTDDLRQALYASKIVSYAQGYQLMRAVAGEFGWNLNYGGIALMWRGGCIIRSAFLGKIKEAFVNNPKLVNLLLDPFFADAVKKAQPSWRRVVQTAVQLGIPAPAISSALNYYDGYRAERLPANLLQAQRDYFGAHTYERVDKPRGQFFHTNWTGHGGSTAASTYTV, encoded by the coding sequence ATGCAACAAGCTGACATAGGATTGATCGGTCTGGCGGTTATGGGTGAAAATCTCGTCCTGAACATGGAAAGCCACGGCTATACCGTGGCCGTCTTCAACCGCACGGTTTCCAAGGTTGACAATTTCGTCAACGGCCGCGCCAGGGGCAAAAAAATAATCGGCGCCCACTCCATCCAGAAGCTGGTTGGCGCTCTGAAAAAGCCGCGCCGGGTCATGCTCATGGTCAAGGCCGGCCAGGCGGTGGATGATTTTATTGAGCAGTTGCTGCCCGTGCTGGAAAAAGGCGATATCATCATTGACGGCGGCAACTCGCATTTCCCCGACACCACCCGCCGCACAAAATACCTGGAAGGAAAGGGTTTCCGGTATATCGGCACCGGCGTCTCGGGCGGCGAGGAAGGCGCCTTGCGCGGCCCCTCAATGATGCCGGGCGGCTCGCCTTCGGCCTGGGAGTTCGTCAAGCCGATCTTCCAGAACATCTCGGCCAAAACCGAAACGGGGGAACCCTGCTGCGACTGGGTCGGCGAAAACGGCGCCGGCCACTTCGTCAAAATGGTTCACAACGGCATTGAATACGGCGATATGCAGATGATCTGCGAGACCTACCAGATCATGCGCCAGGGCCTGGGCATGACCAACGCGCAGATGCATAAAGTCTTTGACGAGTGGAACAGGGGCGAGTTGGATTCCTACCTGATTGAAATCACCCGCGACATACTCGGCTACAAGGATGAGGAAGGCCGGGAAGTGGTGGATGTAATTCTGGACGCCGCCGGCCAGAAGGGCACCGGCAAATGGACCGTCATGTCCGCGCTGGACGCCGGCCAGCCGTTGACTCTGATCGCCGAAGCCGTCTTCGCCCGCTGCCTCTCGGCGCTGAAGGAAGAGCGCGCGGCCGCCGCCAAAATTCTACCCGGCCCGACCGCCAATTTTTCGGGCAGCCGGGATGAATTCACGGACGATCTCCGGCAGGCACTCTACGCCTCAAAAATAGTATCCTACGCGCAAGGCTACCAGCTGATGCGCGCCGTGGCCGGGGAATTCGGCTGGAACCTGAACTACGGCGGCATTGCGCTCATGTGGCGCGGAGGCTGCATCATCCGCTCCGCGTTCCTGGGAAAAATCAAGGAGGCCTTTGTCAACAACCCGAAACTGGTCAACCTGCTGCTTGATCCGTTCTTTGCGGACGCGGTCAAAAAGGCGCAGCCTTCCTGGCGGCGCGTTGTGCAGACGGCCGTGCAGCTCGGCATCCCGGCGCCCGCCATCAGCAGCGCCCTGAATTATTATGACGGTTACCGCGCGGAACGTCTGCCGGCCAATCTTCTGCAGGCGCAGCGCGATTATTTCGGCGCGCACACTTATGAACGCGTTGACAAGCCGCGCGGCCAGTTTTTCCATACCAACTGGACCGGACACGGCGGCTCCACGGCGGCATCCACCTACACGGTTTGA